A genomic stretch from Arachis stenosperma cultivar V10309 chromosome 3, arast.V10309.gnm1.PFL2, whole genome shotgun sequence includes:
- the LOC130969165 gene encoding protein NO VEIN isoform X1, producing MYGYQPHYHRGGAGNRPRQPAPQQPQNAAVGFQNPNPFPPYGSHRPNANGAPAWLGITPQQLPQTQNPNFPIQNAIGFAPQWPQTPNPKQAIIEQLDRAAATACRDFLAAGEYVSAWNVSQKALLALQVNSWNTLGIKMQQVPSLHRLMITEGKVNAFVHCFVGVRRITSLYDLKMAICRNEGVAEFEALGLGPFLRQPLVMHYFSVSPEATEVFEITSGEIVKFLSEFLDVSGSKEIKAEEFLDFIAKKRLVKCREWLGIRIHNLGMHIAAIREARNFEESTLEKCLKTLKVKREKIRKHPISSSQKKQLDERFSAIAQRVESFSSVEKSFRGKHIRFTSSSSEDEDCDYSTEDDQNQDNDIIKSSCSISTSQFGKSSERVSTCPYPSATEEMERLRVRCDPQAQLHLDSSQKQELGGPPRKKQKSENATSKSAPSKLLKKEKIESDANRIKNGTTAKVATDTSEDLSMDNDSLRMFVTTWKEACREHNVAEVLERMLRFYEVKPRRRNKVRMMFSSYPFIGLLNAAVSSIKSGTWNSIYDTLQAIGHDDLTNSLTTSSEYETIDIGPSLDYVPLPTKDSAKNTQRVSDEDVIRKISTYFDFDNAVYRNCNSPLERGFMLLRKFYKCEDWVSEQFGVKNFNSLGNGDFLSFVEKYVHHLPHELLKLLVGSTCGKSSLEACMSSNQLAFLVSQALSGLWDKEKITKKMISMLLIRQFPSVNFDVMENGALEDFLGSIGEQKSSVTSKCVLFSAAIIQKYHFEDSLCDGDNLCKISTDNLQMIQKTSSETVIAKKAIEVLLKAPMLSDLSKWSHWDFVFAPFLGSLTSWLLNDVNTKELLCLVTKDGKVIRLDQLATLDSFLEAAVQGSSFQTAVNLLSLVSLVGGEKYAPLSLLKCHAQRAFEVMFRNSIENIEVSNGNVLQSDGAVCKMKMLSEISTTKMTSEFNKQMHKLSSVVSTLSRFILKCLGFLPAEFHSFAADVLLSGMQSVSKDAASAILCECINMEQRLMLHEVGFSLGITEWINDYNSLISNDASDLSCAGSSCVKDAKTEKSTGLKHDQAIVDKTSVPQAEVASSPQAGGFNERGENSNVQSIGCPEDAFQHVEDTDAALVIESIRRDEFGLEPSLSDVENCMLQKQHARLGRALHCLSQELYSQDSHFILELVQNADDNTYPDNVEPTLTFILQDSRIVILNNERGFSAQNMRALCDVGNSTKKGSNAGYIGKKGIGFKSVFRVTDAPEIHSNGFHVKFDISEGQIGFVLPTVVPPCDTCLLSRMASTDTDSCDDKHWNTCIVLPLKSHLPEGSVVNSIMTMFSDIHPSLLLFLHRLKCIKLRNLLNDTLIVMKKEISEDGIIKVSRGKEKMAWFVVSEKLQTKSFRFDVKTTEISMAFTLQESDDGYSPCLDQQPVFAYLPLRTYGLKFILQGDFVLPSSREEVDGDSPWNQWLLSEYPSLFVRALREFCMLPCFRNEPGKGLSAFMSFVPLVGEVHGFFSSLPRQIISKLRLMSCLLVEGDLNQWSPPCKVLRGWTEQVRNLLPDNILLEHLGLRYLDKNTVLSDTLARALGIEEFGPNILIRVLSSLCHTKSGMISMGMSWLASCLNTLYVTIFNSSGSMSANSEIREDILQCLQKLPFIPLSDGTYSSVDEGTIWLQSNTSSISFNSKHNLEAFPNICAKLRTVNPTLFPTSSADTSSLNTTILDNVTRLLQSIGVQQLSVHDVVKLHILPALSDETMANKNKVLMVEYLCFLMLHLTTTCSDCVIEKEHIISVLRGKSLLLTNCGFKCPAEVPIHFCAGLGNPVSPKKLADFVNMRWHEIDISYLKHPVNESFSSAWMKWREFFEKIGVTDFAQVVQVDKSVADVSDTTFKHAMWDRGLISPDSRVIDWESPEILHLVSLLSKSGNQENCKYLLEVLDRLWDACYADKTIGYFSNSDGDRYPFKSAFLCKLCDVQWVASSMDGELHYAKDLFYDCESVRTILGAFAPYASPKVKSERLVNDLGFKTRVTLGDILDILKAWRKNLPNSPFKASIRQMSKLYSFVWNEMAASKQKTMEDLMSGPFIFVPYSSVSSDDDVVCGTFLYPNEVYWHDSTGSVQEMKEFHPQCSSSLSPINKSLCTIYPGLRGFFVEECGVQESPPLRSYIQILLQLSTATLPSQAADKTFQVFLKWADGLKSGLLSLEDVIYLKDCLSKLEFPVLPTVQDKWVSLHPSFGLVCWSDDKKLKKEFKHSDNIDFLYFGELTKDDKEQVQNKISNLMKNLGIPAISEVVTREAIYYGLADCSLKESLINWILPYAQRYILKLHSARYAQLKQSNFDIVMRLKIIVVEKLFYRNVIKSCGSASTNRVECSCLLQENVLYTTQESDYHSLFMELSSLLFDGTSELHFANFLHMITTMAESGSSKEQIEFFIVNSQKVHKLPDEEPVWELSSMSTLEEVGKVLPLDQAPSVNGQLFTRRKAGVNKNWPPADWKTAPDFNYARANGLKTQAPGISNFTEATKDDNSESTTDRPVCAEQASLSFDWTIKDDQPANSVALVLHENNNLEGQSYHDFDPSAFAVHTGSDPVCLDEPLDEVNTNSSSVFSRRDRLQYGAFDAVQAKATGRLGELLACKYFVEKVGKDAVKWVNEVKETGYPYDIVIGEESNIEYIEVKATRSPRKDWFNITTNEWQFAFDKGESFSIAFVAIMENNVAKVTIFKNPVKLCHIGQLQLAVMMPRQQKQLPPSCHS from the exons ATGTACGGCTACCAACCCCATTATCACCGTGGCGGTGCCGGAAACCGCCCCCGGCAGCCAGCTCCGCAACAGCCTCAGAACGCTGCCGTCGGATTTCAAAACCCTAACCCGTTTCCTCCGTACGGTTCCCACCGTCCGAACGCAAACGGTGCTCCGGCATGGCTTGGCATCACTCCCCAGCAGCTGCCCCAAACGCAGAACCCTAACTTCCCAATCCAAAACGCTATCGGCTTCGCACCGCAGTGGCCTCAAACTCCCAATCCAAAACAGGCCATCATCGAGCAGCTTGACCGTGCCGCCGCCACCGCCTGCCGGGACTTCCTCGCCGCCGGAGAATATGTCTCTGCGTGGAATGTTTCCCAGAAAGCTCTTTTGGCACTCCAGGTTAATTCTTGGAACACTTTGGGCATTAAAATGCAGCAGGTTCCCTCGCTTCACCGACTCATGATCACTGAAGGCAAG GTGAATGCTTTTGTGCATTGCTTTGTTGGGGTCCGAAGAATCACTTCATTGTATGATTTGAAAATGGCAATATGCAGGAATGAAGGTGTTGCGGAATTTGAAGCACTGGGTTTGGGACCTTTTTTGCGGCAGCCTTTGGTAATGCATTATTTCTCAGTTAGTCCTGAAGCTACTGAAGTGTTTGAGATAACGAGTGGGGAGATAGTAAAGTTTCTAAGTGAGTTTTTAGATGTCTCCGGGAGTAAAGAAATTAAAGCTGAagaatttttggattttattgcCAAGAAGCGATTGGTCAAATGTAGGGAATGGCTTGGCATTCGGATTCACAACTTGGG AATGCATATAGCTGCCATACGGGAAGCTAGGAATTTTGAGGAATCAACACTGGAGAAATGCTTGAAGACTTTAAAAGTGAAAAGGGAGAAGATCAGGAAGCATCCTATTTCTTCCTCTCAGAAGAAACAGTTAGATGAACGTTTTAGTGCCATAGCTCAGCGTGTTGAGTCATTCTCTTCTGTGGAAAAGTCTTTTCGTGGGAAGCATATAAGATTTACTTCATCAAGCTCAGAAGATGAAGACTGCGATTATTCTACAGAGGATGATCAAAATCAAGATAATGACATCATTAAGAGCAGCTGCTCAATTTCAACGTCACAATTTGGAAAAAGTTCAGAACGAGTGAGTACTTGTCCTTACCCATCTGCAACTGAAGAGATGGAACGACTTCGGGTGAGGTGTGATCCACAGGCACAACTGCATCTGGATAGCAGCCAAAAACAGGAACTTGGTGGACCACCtaggaaaaaacaaaaatccGAGAATGCAACTTCAAAATCTGCTCCTTCTAAATTGcttaagaaagaaaaaattgaatCTGATGCAAACCGGATCAAGAATGGTACCACAGCCAAGGTAGCAACTGACACGAGTGAAGATCTTTCAATGGATAATGATTCTTTACGGATGTTTGTCACAACCTGGAAAGAAGCATGTAGGGAGCACAACGTTGCTGAG GTTTTGGAGAGGATGCTTCGATTTTATGAAGTAAAACCACGTCGAAGGAACAAGGTCAGAATGATGTTCTCATCATATCCTTTCATCGGGTTACTGAATGCAGCT GTTTCATCTATCAAATCTGGAACATGGAACAGCATCTATGATACCTTACAAGCTATTGGCCATGATGATTTAACTAACTCTTTGACCACGAGTTCTGAATACGAGACCATAGATATTGGACCAAGCCTAGACTATGTACCACTCCCTACAAAGGACAGTGCAAAGAATACACAGA GAGTTTCTGATGAAGATGTTATCAGAAAGATTTCAACCTATTTTGACTTCGATAATGCAGTATATAGAAATTGTAACTCACCACTTGAACGTGGATTTATGTTGTTGAGGAAGTTTTATAAATGTGAAGATTGGGTGTCTGAGCAATTTGGGGTGAAGAATTTCAATTCTCTTGGCAATGGGGATTTCTTATCATTTGTTGAGAAGTATGTTCACCACCTGCCTCATGAACTACTCAAATTGCTAGTTGGTAGCACATGTGGAAAGTCCTCTTTGGAAGCTTGCATGTCCTCGAATCAGTTGGCCTTTTTGGTATCTCAGGCTCTTAGTGGTTTATgggataaagaaaagataactAAGAAGATGATTTCCATGCTGCTTATCAGACAGTTTCCTTCAGTTAATTTTGATGTGATGGAAAATGGTGCACTTGAGGATTTTCTGGGGTCTATTGGGGAGCAGAAGTCTTCTGTGACTTCAAAATGTGTTCTCTTTTCTGCAGCAATTATTCAAAAGTACCACTTTGAAGACTCATTATGTGATGGAGATAATTTGTGTAAGATCTCCACAGATAACTTGCAGATGATACAGAAAACAAGCTCCGAAACTGTTATAGCAAAAAAGGCAATTGAAGTCTTACTTAAGGCACCTATGTTGTCTGACTTGAGCAAGTGGTCTCACTGGGATTTTGTCTTTGCACCCTTCTTAGGCTCTCTTACATCATGGTTGTTGAACGATGTGAATACCAAGGAATTGTTGTGCTTGGTTACCAAAGATGGAAAGGTGATACGGTTAGATCAGTTGGCTACACTAGACTCATTTCTGGAGGCTGCAGTTCAGGGATCTTCTTTCCAAACAGCTGTGAATTTGCTATCTCTGGTCTCATTAGTTGGTGGAGAAAAATATGCTCCATTGTCACTTTTAAAATGCCATGCTCAGCGTGCGTTCGAAGTCATGTTCAGAAACTCAATTGAAAATATTGAAGTTAGTAATGGCAATGTTCTCCAGTCTGATGGAGCTGTGTGTAAAATGAAAATGTTAAGTGAAATTTCAACTACAAAGATGACAAGTGAGTtcaacaaacaaatgcataaaCTGAGTAGCGTAGTGTCTACTTTGTCAAGATTTATCCTTAAATGCCTCGGTTTTCTGCCTGCTGAGTTCCATAGTTTTGCTGCTGATGTGTTACTTTCTGGAATGCAATCTGTTTCCAAGGATGCTGCTTCAGCAATTTTATGTGAATGCATCAATATGGAGCAACGTCTCATGCTTCATGAAGTAGGATTTTCTCTGGGTATTACCGAGTGGATTAATGATTATAATTCTCTTATTTCAAATGATGCTTCGGACTTGTCTTGTGCTGGTTCATCATGCGTAAAAGATGCTAAGACTGAAAAAAGTACAGGCCTGAAACATGATCAAGCCATTGTCGATAAAACTTCTGTGCCACAAGCAGAAGTGGCTTCTTCACCTCAGGCTGGTGGGTTCAATGAAAGGGGTGAAAATTCTAATGTTCAATCTATCGGTTGCCCCGAAGATGCATTCCAACATGTTGAAGATACTGATGCAGCCTTGGTCATTGAATCAATTAGGCGAGATGAATTTGGTCTAGAGCCTAGCCTTTCTGATGTTGAGAATTGCATGTTGCAGAAGCAGCATGCTCGATTGGGGAGAGCACTGCATTGCCTTTCACAAGAGCTATATTCCCAGGATTCACATTTTATTCTTGAATTG GTTCAAAATGCAGATGATAATACTTATCCAGATAATGTCGAACCAACACTAACATTTATTCTTCAAGATTCTAGGATTGTTATATTGAATAATGAGAGGGGTTTCTCTGCTCAAAATATGAGAGCACTTTGTGATGTTGGAAATTCAACAAAGAAAGGATCTAATGCTGGTTACATAGGGAAGAAAGGCATTGGCTTCAAGTCTGTGTTCCGT GTGACAGATGCTCCAGAGATTCATTCCAATGGTTTTCATGTTAAATTTGACATCAGCGAAGGACAGATTGGTTTTGTTTTACCTACAGTAGTACCTCCTTGTGATACTTGCCTGCTCAGTAGAATGGCATCTACTGATACCGATTCATGTGATGATAAACATTGGAACACATGCATAGTGCTGCCATTGAAGTCTCATCTTCCAGAAGGGAGTGTTGTGAATAGCATTATGACTATGTTTTCAGATATTCATCCTTCATTACTACTATTTCTTCACCGCCTGAAGTGTATCAAGCTAAGAAACTTGCTTAATGATACACTTATTGTTATGAAAAAGGAAATTTCAGAAGATGGTATCATTAAAGTGTCTCGTGGGAAAGAGAAAATGGCATGGTTTGTTGTATCTGAGAAGTTGCAGACAAAGTCTTTTCGCTTTGATGTGAAAACAACTGAAATCTCTATGGCATTTACGCTACAGGAATCAGATGATGGATACAGTCCATGTCTAGATCAGCAGCCCGTTTTTGCGTATCTTCCTTTAAGAACATATGGCCTGAAATTTATTCTTCAAGGTGATTTTGTTCTTCCATCATCTAGGGAAGAAGTTGACGGAGATAGTCCATGGAATCAGTGGTTATTGTCAGAGTATCCTAGTTTATTTGTCAGAGCACTGAGAGAGTTTTGCATGCTTCCCTGTTTTAGGAATGAACCAGGAAAGGGGTTGTCTGCTTTCATGAGTTTTGTCCCTTTAGTTGGGGAAGTGCATGGTTTTTTCTCTAGTCTTCCTCGTCAGATTATTTCTAAACTGCGATTGATGAGTTGTTTACTTGTTGAAGGTGACCTCAATCAATGGTCTCCTCCATGCAAGGTATTGAGAGGATGGACAGAGCAGGTGCGCAATCTACTTCCTGATAATATACTTCTCGAACACCTTGGGCTTAGATACTTGGATAAAAATACAGTATTATCTGATACACTAGCAAGGGCACTAGGCATTGAGGAGTTTGGCCCAAACATTCTTATTAGAGTGCTGTCGTCTTTATGTCACACTAAGAGTGGGATGATATCAATGGGTATGAGTTGGTTGGCTTCTTGTCTAAACACACTCTATGTAACAATATTCAATTCATCTGGCTCAATGTCTGCTAATtctgaaataagagaagatatTCTTCAATGTCTTCAAAAGCTTCCATTTATTCCACTTTCAGATGGTACATATAGTTCAGTGGATGAAGGCACCATATGGCTGCAGTCCAATACATCAAGCATAAGTTTTAACAGCAAGCATAACCTGGAAGCTTTCCCTAATATATGTGCTAAATTAAGGACTGTAAACCCCACCCTTTTTCCCACCTCTTCTGCCGATACTTCAAGCTTGAATACAACTATCCTGGACAATGTTACACGGTTACTTCAAAGTATTGGTGTTCAACAGTTGTCTGTACATGATGTTGTGAAGCTTCATATTTTACCAGCTTTGTCAGATGAAACAATGGCAAACAAGAACAAAGTTTTGATGGTGGAATATTTATGTTTCTTAATGCTGCACCTAACAACTACCTGTTCAGATTGTGTCATTGAAAAGGAGCATATAATCTCAGTGTTACGGGGTAAATCTTTGTTATTGACAAACTGTGGCTTTAAATGTCCTGCTGAGGTTCCAATTCATTTCTGTGCCGGATTAGGAAATCCTGTCAGTCCAAAAAAGTTGGCTGATTTTGTGAACATGAGGTGGCATGAGATAGACATAAGCTATTTGAAGCACCCAGTTAATGAGTCGTTTTCTTCTGCCTGGATGAAATGGAGGGAATTTTTTGAGAAAATTGGTGTCACAGATTTTGCCCAAGTAGTCCAGGTGGATAAGAGTGTTGCTGATGTATCTGACACCACGTTTAAGCATGCAATGTGGGATAGGGGTTTAATCTCACCTGATTCTAGAGTCATTGATTGGGAATCCCCAGAAATACTGCATTTAGTATCCTTATTGTCTAAAAGTGGCAATCAAGAAAATTGTAAATATCTCTTGGAGGTTCTTGATAGATTATGGGATGCCTGCTATGCTGATAAAACTATAGGTTACTTCTCTAATTCTGACGGAGATAGATATCCCTTTAAGTCTGCATTTTTGTGCAAGTTATGTGATGTGCAGTGGGTAGCATCATCCATGGATGGTGAGCTTCACTATGCTAAAGATTTATTTTACGATTGTGAATCAGTCCGGACGATCCTTGGAGCCTTTGCACCATATGCTTCCCCAAAG GTGAAAAGTGAAAGATTGGTAAATGATTTAGGGTTCAAGACAAGAGTAACTCTTGGTGACATTTTAGATATTCTTAAAGCTTGGAGAAAAAACTTACCAAATTCTCCATTCAAGGCCAG CATAAGACAAATGTCCAAATTGTATTCATTCGTTTGGAATGAAATGGCAGCTTCAAAGCAGAAAACCATGGAAGATTTGATGTCTGGACCTTTCATATTTGTCCCCTACTCATCTGTCTCTAGTGATGATGATGTTGTATGTGGAACATTTTTGTATCCAAATGAAGTCTATTGGCATGATTCAACTGGCTCTGTTCAGGAAATGAAGGAGTTCCATCCTCAATGCAGTTCATCTCTTTCCCCTATAAACAAGTCATTGTGCACTATTTACCCTGGCCTTCGTGGATTCTTTGTCGAGGAGTGTGGAGTACAAGAGTCACCTCCACTACGAAGCTATATTCAAATTTTGCTGCAGTTATCAACTGCCACTTTACCATCACAAGCAGCAGATAAG ACTTTCCAAGTTTTCCTCAAGTGGGCAGATGGATTAAAATCTGGTTTGCTGAGTCTTGAGGATGTCATATATTTGAAAGATTGTCTTTCCAAACTGGAATTCCCAGTGCTTCCTACTGTGCAAGATAAGTGGGTTTCATTACATCCTTCCTTTGGCCTTGTGTGCTGGTCTGATGATAAGAAGTTGAAAAAAGAATTTAAGCATTCAGATAACATTGACTTTCTGTACTTTGGCGAGCTAACCAAGGATGATAAAGAACAGGTTCAAAATAAAATCTCCAACCTCATGAAAAACTTAGGTATTCCTGCAATCTCAGAG GTTGTAACTCGTGAAGCAATATATTATGGTCTTGCTGATTGTAGCTTGAAAGAGTCATTGATTAACTGGATCCTGCCATATGCTCAGCGCTACATTCTTAAACTTCACAGTGCTAGATATGCTCAACTCAAGCAGTCCAATTTCGATATTGTGATGCGTCTCAAAATTATTGTTGTCGAGAAGCTTTTTTATAGGAATGTTATAAAGAGTTGTGGCAGTGCATCAACAAATCGAGTTGAATGTAGTTGTCTTCTGCAG GAAAACGTCCTGTACACCACCCAAGAATCAGATTATCATTCTTTGTTTATGGAGCTTTCTAGTTTATTATTTGATGGGACTTCTGAATTACATTTCGCAAATTTCCTTCATATGATAACAACCATGGCAGAGTCTGGGTCTTCTAAGGAGCAAATAgaattttttatagtaaataGCCAAAAAGTGCATAAACTTCCAGATGAAGAACCTGTTTGGGAACTATCTTCTATGTCAACACTGGAAGAGGTAGGCAAGGTGCTTCCCTTGGATCAAGCGCCATCAGTAAATGGACAGCTCTTTACAAGAAGAAAGGCTGGGGTCAACAAAAACTGGCCGCCTGCTGATTGGAAAACTGCACCAGATTTTAATTATGCGCGTGCCAATGGTTTGAAGACACAAGCTCCTGGGATTAGCAACTTCACTGAAGCAACAAAGGATGATAATTCTGAAAGCACTACTGATCGACCTGTTTGTGCTGAGCAAGCATCACTTTCTTTTGATTGGACCATTAAAGATGACCAGCCGGCAAATTCGGTGGCATTAGTGTTGCATGAGAATAACAACTTGGAAGGTCAATCCTATCATGATTTTGATCCGAGTGCTTTTGCCGTCCATACTGGATCTGATCCTGTTTGCTTAGATGAACCTCTAGATGAAGTTAACACAAATTCGTCATCAGTTTTTAGCAGGAGAGATCGACTTCAATATGGCGCATTTGATGCAGTGCAAGCAAAGGCAACAGGCAGATTAGGGGAACTTCTTGCATGCAAATACTTTGTTGAGAAAGTTGGAAAGGATGCTGTAAAGTGGGTCAATGAAGTTAAAGAAACAGGATATCCATATGACATAGTCATCGGGGAGGAGAGCAATATAGAGTACATAGAAGTTAAAGCAACCAGATCCCCAAGAAAAGACTGGTTCAACATAACGACAAACGAATGGCAGTTTGCGTTTGATAAAGGTGAATCTTTTAGCATTGCATTTGTAGCAATAATGGAAAATAATGTTGCAAAGGtcacaattttcaaaaatcctgtGAAGTTATGCCATATTGGTCAGCTGCAATTGGCTGTCATGATGCCAAGACAACAGAAGCAGTTGCCTCCTAGCTGCCATTCCTAA